In Cryptomeria japonica chromosome 10, Sugi_1.0, whole genome shotgun sequence, a genomic segment contains:
- the LOC131030724 gene encoding rhamnogalacturonan I rhamnosyltransferase 1 → MVWRILGHGEMWNWYQRMDLKSVASQLKGVKAKPPMLQRARIKVWFVRVSSSILLWTCLIQLMALGELWHPHLPMGWPTCFNRRELAAAQIPNITQISNHRTDVVLLPPYAVPSPRDANPPPRIYKNNGYLKVSCNGGLNQMRAAICDMVTIARYLNLTLVIPELDKTSFWADPSEFGDIFDVKHFITSLRDEVRIIKRLPEKFNRKAQSKLFVMPPVSWSSHKYYLKQILPLFRKNKVIHFNKTDARLANNGLPLKLQKLRCRVNYNALKFTPRIEDLGQRLVKMLKDKGFFIALHLRYEMDMLAFSGCTHGCTEKEADELTQMRYAYPWWKEKVIISEQKRSEGLCPLTPEEAALVLKASGFNKDTQIYIAAGEIYGGEKRLAALRAVYPNIVRKEMLLSSNDLKSFQNHSSQMAALDYLVSIASDVFIPSYDGNMAKLVEGHRRYLGFRETILLDRKKLIPLLDMYQNRTLVWDEFKVNVRQVHKNRRGAPTQRKVISEKPKEEDYFYANPQECLCNSSSLSSS, encoded by the exons ATGGTGTGGAGGATTCTTGGGCATGGAGAAATGTGGAATTGGTACCAGAGAATGGATTTGAAATCTGTTGCTTCTCAGCTAAAAGGTGTTAAAGCAAAGCCTCCAATGCTTCAAAGAGCTAGAATTAAGGTCTGGTTTGTTCGAGTGAGTTCCAGTATTTTGCTATGGACATGCCTTATTCAGTTGATGGCTCTGGGAGAGCTCTGGCATCCTCATTTACCCATGGGCTGGCCTACTTGTTTCAATCGCCGCGAACTCGCTGCTGCTCAGATTCCTAACATTACCCAAATTAGCAACCATAGAACGGATGTCGTTCTTTTGCCTCCATATGCTGTTCCTTCACCTCGAGATGCTAATCCTCCACCAA GAATATATAAGAATAATGGCTACTTGAAGGTGTCCTGCAATGGAGGCTTGAATCAAATGAGAGCAGCG ATTTGTGATATGGTGACCATAGCACGGTATTTGAATTTGACTCTGGTGATTCCAGAGCTTGATAAGACATCATTTTGGGCTGATCCCAG TGAGTTTGGTGATATATTTGATGTGAAACACTTCATTACTTCTTTGAGAGATGAAGTGCGCATCATAAAGAGACTCCCAGAGAAGTTTAATCGGAAGGCGCAGAGCAAACTATTTGTGATGCCACCTGTAAGCTGGTCAAGTCACAAGTACTACTTGAAACAG attctacctttgtttcgCAAAAATAAGGTCATCCATTTCAACAAGACAGATGCACGTTTGGCAAACAATGGACTCCCCTTGAAGCTTCAAAAGCTGCGTTGTAGGGTCAATTATAATGCTTTAAAATTTACTCCACGAATAGAGGATCTGGGTCAGAGATTAGTAAAGATGCTGAAAGACAAAGGGTTTTTCATCGCTCTTCATCTAAGATATGAGATGGACATGCTAGCATTTTCTGGCTGTACACATGGCTGCACTGAGAAAGAGGCAGATGAACTCACACAAATGAG GTATGCATATCCTTGGTGGAAGGAGAAAGTAATCATATCTGAACAAAAACGATCAGAGGGCCTGTGCCCTCTGACACCAGAGGAGGCTGCACTGGTTTTGAAGGCCTCAGGCTTTAATAAGGATACACAAATCTATATTGCTGCAGGTGAAATATATGGTGGTGAAAAAAGATTGGCGGCATTACGCGCAGTGTATCCTAACATT GTTCGCAAGGAGATGCTTTTGAGTTCAAATGATCTGAAATCTTTCCAGAATCATTCATCACAAATGGCTGCATTAGACTATTTGGTCTCGATTGCAAGTGATGTTTTCATTCCCAGCTATGATGGGAACATGGCAAAGCTTGTTGAAGGGCACCGAAG ATATCTAGGATTCCGTGAAACTATTTTGCTAGATCGTAAAAAGTTGATTCCATTGCTTGATATGTACCAAAATCGGACATTGGTGTGGGATGAATTCAAAGTGAATGTGAGACAGGTACATAAGAATCGTAGAGGTGCACCTACACAGAGAAAAGTTATCTCTGAGAAGCCTAAAGAAGAAGACTACTTCTATGCCAACCCTCAAGAGTGCCTTTGTAATTCATCATCCCTTTCTAGTTCATGA